Proteins co-encoded in one Chionomys nivalis chromosome 6, mChiNiv1.1, whole genome shotgun sequence genomic window:
- the LOC130876510 gene encoding chromosome-associated kinesin KIF4-like, with the protein MKEEVKGIPVRVALRCRPLVSKEISEGCQMCLSFVPGEPQVVVGNDKSFTYDFVFDPSTEQEEVFNTAVAPLIKGIFKGYNATVLAYGQTGSGKTYSMGGVYTAEQEHESTIGVIPRVIQLLFKEINKKGDFEFTLKVSYLEIYNEEILDLLCPSREKTQINIREDPKEGIKLVGLTEKTVLVASDTVDCLEQGNNSRTVASTAMNSHSSRSHAIFTISIEQRKKNDKTSSFRSKLHLVDLAGSERQKKTKAEGDRLREGININRGLLCLGNVISALGDDKKGSFVPYRDSKLTRLLQDSLGGNSHTLMIACVSPADSNLEETLNTLRYADRARKIKNKPIVNIDPQAAELNHLKQQVQQLQVLLLQAHGRTLPGSINVEPSENLQSLMEKNQSLVEENEKLSRGLSEAAGQTAQMLERIILTEQANEKMNAKLEQLRQHAACKVDLQKLVETLEDRELKENIEIICNLQQVITQLSDEAVACMTATTDAAVEADAQVEIRPDTSRSSTAFNTQHALRQAQMSKELIELNKELSLKEALAKKMTQNGSQLQPIHFLYKDNIKNLESEVLSLQKEKEELVLELQSTKKDVNQAKLSERRRKRLQELEGQIADLKKKLHEQSKLLKLKESTEYTVSKLNQEIQMMKNQRVQLIRQMKEDAEKFRQWKQQKDKEVTQLKERDRKRQYELLKLERNFQKQSTVLRRKTEEAAAAHKRLKDALLKQKEVADKRKETQSRGIEGTAAQMKNWLGNEIEVMVSTEEAKRHLNDLLEDRKILAQNVAQLKEKKQSEENPPPKLRRRTFSRDEVRRQDSETEDCIAKKIESQETELELRNAQIADLQQKLLDAESEDRLKKRWENIATIPEAKCAIRYLIGELVSSKIQVSTVESSLKESQANCTDMQKMLFQERKHLTEIKTELKAELIKVEQQNQEKVLYLLSQLQQCQMAEKQLEEPASEKEQQLLNTLKWQDEELRKMQEVCEQNQQLLQENNAIKQKLTLLQVASKQKPHLMKSILQSSDSSFEYIPPKPKPCRIKDKRPEESLDIEELQSYSERSATEQEKDSDDCADEEWIPTKLVKVSRKNTQGCSCKGWCGNKQCGCRKQRSDCNVLCSCDPTKCRNQQQSQDNLDATEPAQDSESSFKLEDPTEVTSGLSFFNPVCTTPSNKILKELYDTDQVLLGRPAFVPSSEHPELRPSASQENKVTSKKKRTLASNTSFFSGCSPIQEESH; encoded by the coding sequence ATGAAAGAAGAAGTGAAGGGAATTCCTGTGAGGGTCGCACTGCGTTGTCGCCCCCTGGTCTCCAAAGAGATCAGTGAGGGCTGCCAGATGTGCCTGTCCTTTGTGCCCGGAGAGCCTCAGGTTGTGGTTGGTAACGATAAATCATTTACTTACGATTTTGTGTTTGACCCCTCTACTGAGCAGGAAGAGGTATTTAATACAGCAGTAGCTCCACTCATAAAAGGCATATTTAAAGGATACAATGCAACCGTCCTGGCCTATGGGCAGACTGGTTCTGGAAAAACCTATTCAATGGGAGGTGTATACACTGCGGAGCAAGAACATGAATCAACGATTGGGGTCATTCCCAGGGTAATAcagcttctctttaaagaaattaataaaaagggtGACTTTGAATTTACTCTGAAAGTGTCTTACTTGGAGATTTACAATGAAGAAATTTTGGACCTTCTATGTCCGTCTCGTGAGAAAACTCAAATAAATATCCGGGAGGATCCAAAGGAAGGCATAAAGCTTGTGGGACTCACGGAGAAGACTGTGCTAGTTGCCTCGGATACTGTTGACTGTCTAGAGCAGGGTAACAACTCCAGGACTGTGGCCTCCACGGCTATGAATTCCCACTCATCTCGATCGCATGCCATCTTTACGATCtccatagaacaaagaaagaaaaatgacaaaaccAGCAGTTTTCGTTCCAAGCTGCATCTTGTAGACCTTGCTGGGTCCgagagacagaagaaaaccaaggcTGAGGGAGATCGTCTGAGAGAGGGCATTAACATTAACCGGGGCCTCCTGTGCTTGGGAAATGTAATCAGTGCTCTTGGAGATGACAAAAAGGGTAGCTTTGTGCCCTACAGAGATTCCAAGCTGACTCGTCTGCTTCAAGATTCTCTAGGAGGCAACAGCCATACTCTTATGATAGCCTGTGTGAGTCCTGCCGATTCTAATCTAGAGGAAACATTAAATACCCTTCGCTATGCTGACAGAGCaagaaaaatcaagaacaaaCCTATTGTTAATATTGATCCCCAGGCAGCTGAACTTAATCATCTTAAGCAGCAGGTCCAACAACTGCAGGTCTTGTTGCTACAAGCCCATGGACGTACCTTGCCTGGAAGCATCAATGTGGAACCATCAGAAAATCTACAGTCCCTGATGGAGAAGAATCAGTCTTTGGTAGAAGAGAATGAAAAATTAAGTCGTGGTCTGAGTGAAGCAGCTGGTCAGACAGCCCAGATGTTAGAGAGAATCATCTTGACTGAGCAAGCGAATGAGAAAATGAACGCCAAGCTAGAACAACTCAGGCAGCATGCAGCCTGTAAAGTGGATCTTCAAAAGCTGGTGGAGACATTGGAAGACCgggaattaaaagaaaacatagagATAATATGCAACCTACAACAAGTGATTACTCAGCTGTCTGATGAAGCTGTTGCTTGCATGACTGCAACCACTGATGCTGCAGTAGAAGCAGACGCTCAAGTGGAAATCAGACCAGATACCAGCAGGTCGTCTACTGCTTTCAACACTCAACATGCTCTTCGTCAAGCTCAGATGTCCAAGGAGCTGATTGAGTTGAATAAAGAACTTTCATTGAAAGAGGCACTAGCTAAGAAGATGACTCAGAACGGTAGCCAACTACAGCCCATTCACTTCCTGTACAAGGATAACATTAAAAATCTAGAATCGGAAGTCCTCAGTctacagaaggaaaaggaagaattgGTTCTTGAACTTCAATCAACAAAGAAGGATGTCAACCAAGCCAAGTTGAGTGAGCGCCGTCGCAAACGTCTCCAAGAGCTAGAGGGTCAAATAGCTGATTTGAAAAAGAAACTGCATGAACAGTCCAAACTTCTGAAGTTGAAAGAATCCACTGAGTATACGGTCTCCAAACTGAACCAGGAGATACAGATGATGAAAAACCAGCGAGTACAATTAATACGACAAATGAAGGAGGATGCTGAGAAGTTTAGACAATGGAagcaacaaaaagacaaagaagtaaCCCAGTTAAAAGAACGGGATCGTAAGAGGCAATATGAGCTGCTCAAACTTGAAAGGAACTTCCAGAAACAGTCTACAGTGCTCAGACGTAAAACTGAGGAGGCAGCAGCTGCCCACAAACGTCTTAAGGATGCTCTCCTAAAGCAAAAGGAGGTTGCAGATAAACGGAAAGAGACTCAAAGCCGTGGAATAGAAGGCACTGCAGCTCAAATGAAGAATTGGCTTGGAAATGAAATTGAAGTTATGGTCAGTACTGAGGAAGCCAAACGGCATCTGAATGACCTTCTTGAAGATAGAAAGATTCTGGCTCAGAATGTGGCAcagctcaaagaaaaaaaacaatctgAAGAGAATCCACCTCCTAAACTCCGAAGGCGCACGTTCTCACGTGATGAAGTGCGTCGTCAAGATTCGGAAACAGAAGATTGTATTGCAAAGAAGATTGAAAGCCAGGAGACTGAACTGGAGCTCAGGAATGCTCAGATTGCAGACCTCCAGCAAAAGCTCCTGGATGCTGAAAGTGAAGATAGGCTGAAAAAACGCTGGGAGAATATTGCCACAATTCCTGAAGCCAAATGTGCCATACGATATTTAATTGGAGAGCTAGTGTCCTCCAAAATACAGGTGAGTACGGTTGAGAGCAGCCTGAAGGAGAGCCAGGCCAACTGTACTGACATGCAGAAGATGCTGTTTCAAGAGCGGAAACATCTTACTGAGATAAAGACAGAATTAAAAGCTGAGCTGATCAAAGTGgagcaacagaaccaagaaaagGTGCTGTATCTTCTCAGCCAGCTGCAGCAATGCCAAATGGCAGAGAAGCAGCTGGAGGAGCCGGCTAGTGAAAAGGAACAGCAGCTGCTCAATACCCTGAAATGGCAGGATGAAGAGCTTAGGAAGATGCAAGAAGTATGTGAGCAAAATCAGCAGCTTCTCCAAGAAAACAACGCCATCAAGCAGAAACTGACCCTCCTCCAAGTAGCCAGCAAACAGAAACCCCATCTTATGAAAAGTATCCTTCAGTCTTCAGACTCTTCCTTTGAATATATTCCACCTAAGCCCAAACCTTGCCGAATTAAAGACAAACGCCCAGAGGAAAGCTTGGACATCGAGGAGCTACAATCTTATTCAGAGCGTTCTGCCACCGAGCAGGAGAAGGACAGTGATGATTGTGCTGATGAGGAGTGGATACCAACAAAGTTAGTCAAGGTGTCCAGGAAGAACACCCAAGGGTGTTCCTGCAAAGGCTGGTGTGGGAACAAGCAATGCGGATGTAGAAAGCAAAGGTCAGACTGTAATGTGTTGTGCAGCTGTGACCCCACAAAGTGTCGGAACCAACAGCAGAGCCAGGATAACTTAGATGCTACTGAGCCAGCCCAGGATTCTGAAAGTTCTTTTAAACTGGAAGACCCTACAGAGGTGACCTCGGGATTAAGCTTCTTCAACCCTGTCTGTACAACTCCCAGTAACAAGATCCTAAAAGAGCTATATGATACAGATCAGGTGCTgctgggcaggcctgcttttgtTCCTTCCTCTGAGCACCCAGAACTGAGACCTTCAGCATCACAAGAAAATAAGGTCACAAGCAAGAAGAAGCGAACTCTAGCCAGCAATACCAGCTTCTTCTCTGGCTGTTCTCCTATACAGGAAGAGTCCCACTGA